A single region of the Aurantiacibacter sp. MUD11 genome encodes:
- a CDS encoding pyridoxamine 5'-phosphate oxidase family protein: MADFTDHLTDKHIAMVEAQPVFFVATAAPDARINLSPKGLADTFRVLGPNRVAYLDLGGSGNETNAHLLADGRITLMFCNFQQPALILRIYGTGKPVLPWESGWEEISQHFTLLPGTRQIFDIAVESVQTSCGWGVPMMDFDHHRETLVKYHAQADPLEWAGKHKRRRESIDGLPTRPTDRYIAGTMPSAD; this comes from the coding sequence ATGGCAGACTTCACCGATCACCTGACGGACAAGCACATCGCGATGGTGGAGGCCCAGCCGGTCTTCTTCGTCGCCACCGCCGCGCCCGATGCGCGGATCAACCTCTCGCCCAAGGGGCTGGCGGATACCTTCCGCGTGCTCGGCCCCAACCGGGTCGCCTATCTCGACCTTGGCGGATCGGGCAACGAGACCAACGCGCACCTGCTGGCGGACGGGCGGATTACGCTGATGTTCTGCAACTTCCAGCAGCCCGCGCTGATCTTGCGCATCTACGGCACGGGCAAACCGGTGCTGCCGTGGGAAAGCGGCTGGGAAGAGATTTCGCAGCACTTCACCCTGCTGCCCGGCACGCGACAGATCTTCGATATCGCGGTGGAGAGCGTGCAGACGAGCTGCGGTTGGGGCGTGCCGATGATGGATTTCGACCACCACCGCGAGACGCTGGTGAAGTACCACGCGCAGGCCGATCCGCTGGAATGGGCGGGCAAGCACAAACGGCGGCGTGAGAGCATCGACGGCCTGCCCACGCGGCCGACCGATCGCTACATCGCCGGAACCATGCCTTCCGCCGATTAG
- a CDS encoding endonuclease/exonuclease/phosphatase family protein, with amino-acid sequence MRLTFASYNIHKGVGADRRRDPDRIIEVIEEIGADVIALQEVDERFGNRRAVLDRDELEKAGYQVASKPTKPASMGWHGNALLVREGLKVVEVDAHHLPQVEPRGAIRATLRKGRQEICVTGMHLDLTGLQRKRQFAHVCNASRAPGLPAVMLGDCNEWLRPFGGWRGLAAHWHMVEPGRSFPSQRPMLALDRVVHTSHWQLEEAEVHNSSTARQASDHLPVYARLKLLES; translated from the coding sequence ATGCGGCTCACCTTCGCCAGCTACAACATCCACAAGGGCGTCGGTGCGGACCGGCGCCGCGATCCCGATCGCATCATCGAGGTCATCGAGGAGATCGGCGCGGACGTTATTGCACTGCAGGAAGTGGACGAACGCTTCGGCAACCGCCGCGCGGTGCTGGATCGCGACGAACTGGAGAAGGCAGGCTACCAGGTCGCCAGCAAGCCGACCAAGCCCGCCAGCATGGGCTGGCACGGCAACGCGCTACTGGTGCGCGAGGGATTGAAGGTCGTTGAGGTCGATGCCCATCACCTGCCGCAGGTCGAGCCGCGCGGTGCCATTCGTGCCACGCTGCGCAAGGGCCGGCAGGAGATCTGCGTCACCGGCATGCACCTCGACCTGACGGGCCTGCAACGCAAGCGGCAGTTTGCCCATGTCTGCAACGCCAGCCGTGCGCCGGGCCTGCCGGCGGTCATGCTGGGCGATTGCAACGAATGGCTGCGCCCCTTCGGCGGCTGGCGGGGCCTTGCCGCCCACTGGCACATGGTCGAGCCGGGCCGCAGCTTCCCCTCGCAGCGCCCGATGCTGGCACTGGACCGCGTGGTGCACACCTCGCACTGGCAACTGGAGGAGGCGGAAGTGCACAACAGTTCCACCGCGCGGCAGGCGTCCGACCACCTGCCGGTATATGCCAGGCTGAAGCTGCTCGAATCTTAG
- a CDS encoding P-II family nitrogen regulator, whose protein sequence is MKFVIAIIKPFKLDEVREALAGLGVAGMTVSEVKGFGRQKGQTEIYRGAEYSVNMLPKVKLEIAVSDELMPKVVETIKETASTQSIGDGKIFVLDLASTTRIRTGETDETAL, encoded by the coding sequence ATGAAATTCGTCATCGCCATCATCAAACCATTCAAGCTCGACGAGGTGCGCGAAGCACTCGCCGGACTGGGCGTCGCCGGCATGACCGTGTCGGAAGTGAAAGGCTTCGGTCGCCAGAAAGGCCAGACCGAAATCTATCGTGGCGCCGAGTATTCGGTGAACATGCTGCCGAAGGTGAAGCTCGAAATCGCTGTCAGCGACGAGCTCATGCCGAAGGTCGTCGAGACCATCAAGGAAACCGCCAGCACGCAAAGCATCGGCGACGGGAAGATTTTTGTGCTCGACCTCGCGTCGACCACGCGAATCCGCACCGGCGAGACCGATGAAACTGCGCTGTGA
- a CDS encoding ammonium transporter → MKSAIMKLGAVGVTALLASSPAFAAAPVAEVAEAVAEVAEVAEPAADAVSGGTAYIFNTLLFLIGGFLVMWMAAGFAMLEAGLVRAKNTSTQCLKNIGLYSIAGLMFWVIGYNIAYPGFAEDSMGLFGMAGTVYSMQDVGAADLDTGYSVASDWFFQMVFCATTASIVSGTLAERIKIVPFFIFVTVLTGIIYPVVVSWEWGGGYLDSAWGFSDFAGSTLVHSTGGWAALVGAIILGARLGRYTDGKVNVFPGTNIPLATLGTFILWLGWFGFNGASQLAMGTVGDVSDVSKIFVNTNMAACAGTVTAIILTQLRFGKADVTMAMNGALAGLVSITAEPLAPTVGQSILIGAIGGAIVIFTVPLLDKFKIDDVVGAIPVHLFAGIWGTLIVAWTGDATFVGQLVGVLLTAVWVSVASAVIWLALKATIGLRPSEEVETAGLDIHEIGVEAYPDLARQA, encoded by the coding sequence ATGAAATCAGCTATCATGAAACTGGGCGCTGTCGGTGTGACGGCGCTGCTCGCATCCAGCCCGGCCTTCGCGGCTGCTCCGGTGGCGGAAGTCGCCGAAGCGGTTGCCGAAGTCGCCGAGGTTGCCGAACCTGCTGCTGACGCCGTCAGCGGCGGCACGGCCTATATCTTCAACACGCTGCTGTTCCTTATCGGCGGCTTCCTGGTCATGTGGATGGCCGCCGGCTTCGCCATGCTCGAAGCTGGCCTGGTTCGCGCCAAGAACACCTCCACGCAGTGCCTCAAGAACATCGGCCTCTACTCCATTGCCGGTCTGATGTTCTGGGTCATCGGCTACAACATCGCCTACCCCGGCTTCGCCGAGGACAGCATGGGCCTGTTCGGCATGGCCGGCACGGTCTACTCCATGCAGGACGTAGGCGCTGCCGATCTCGACACCGGCTATTCGGTGGCATCCGACTGGTTCTTCCAGATGGTCTTCTGCGCCACCACCGCCTCGATCGTTTCGGGCACGCTGGCCGAGCGTATCAAGATCGTTCCCTTCTTCATCTTCGTCACCGTGCTGACCGGCATCATCTACCCGGTCGTGGTGAGCTGGGAGTGGGGCGGCGGCTACCTCGATAGCGCATGGGGCTTCTCCGACTTCGCCGGTTCCACCCTGGTCCACTCGACCGGTGGCTGGGCTGCCCTGGTCGGTGCCATCATCCTGGGCGCTCGCCTGGGCCGCTACACCGACGGCAAGGTCAACGTCTTCCCGGGCACGAACATCCCGCTCGCCACTCTGGGTACCTTCATCCTGTGGCTCGGCTGGTTCGGCTTCAACGGCGCATCGCAGTTGGCGATGGGTACCGTGGGCGACGTTTCCGACGTGTCGAAGATCTTCGTCAACACCAACATGGCGGCCTGTGCCGGCACGGTGACGGCGATCATCCTGACGCAGCTGCGCTTCGGCAAGGCCGACGTGACCATGGCCATGAACGGTGCGCTGGCCGGCCTCGTGTCGATCACCGCAGAGCCGCTGGCTCCGACCGTGGGCCAGTCGATCCTGATCGGTGCCATCGGTGGTGCCATCGTGATCTTCACCGTGCCGCTGCTCGACAAGTTCAAGATCGACGACGTCGTCGGCGCCATCCCGGTCCACCTCTTCGCCGGCATCTGGGGCACGCTGATCGTGGCCTGGACGGGCGATGCGACCTTCGTCGGCCAGCTGGTCGGCGTCCTGCTCACCGCCGTGTGGGTCTCGGTTGCCTCGGCAGTCATCTGGCTTGCCCTCAAGGCCACCATCGGCCTGCGCCCCTCGGAAGAGGTCGAGACTGCCGGTCTCGATATCCACGAGATCGGCGTGGAAGCTTACCCGGATCTCGCTCGCCAAGCGTGA
- a CDS encoding P-II family nitrogen regulator, whose protein sequence is MKMVVAVIKPFKLEAVREALAGIGVSGMTVCEAKGFGRQKGQTEIYRGAEYAVNMLPKVRLETVCSDEMASKIVETIASAANTGSIGDGKIFVLDVGGATRIRTGETGEHAI, encoded by the coding sequence ATGAAAATGGTCGTCGCAGTCATCAAGCCGTTCAAGCTGGAAGCCGTGCGCGAAGCGCTGGCAGGCATCGGCGTATCCGGCATGACGGTGTGCGAGGCCAAGGGCTTCGGCCGGCAGAAGGGCCAGACCGAGATCTATCGCGGTGCCGAATATGCGGTGAACATGCTGCCCAAGGTGCGGCTGGAGACGGTTTGCAGCGACGAGATGGCATCCAAGATCGTGGAGACCATCGCCTCGGCCGCGAACACCGGCTCCATCGGCGACGGCAAGATCTTCGTGCTGGACGTGGGCGGTGCCACGCGCATCCGCACCGGCGAGACCGGCGAACACGCCATCTGA
- a CDS encoding sterol desaturase family protein has translation MPFDPVFYAIPAFIALIFGELLWSRYRGDRQAYEWRDTGTSLAIGLGSTVAGALTGGLTIAMLVWVHDVSPLSIGWVWWAWPLCFVLDDFAYYWQHRFGHRVRWFWASHVNHHSSQHYNLSTALRQTWTGFIALTFLFRLPLAGLGFEPGMILVCAGFNLIYQFWIHTEAVNRMPRWFEAVMNTPSHHRVHHAVNPRYLDRNYAGVFIIWDRMFGTFVPEDEEDRIRYGIVNQLGSFNLLYAVFHEWIGIARDVWHAPWRHKLDYLWREPGWTHDGSRETSDMIRQRWSESGQADR, from the coding sequence ATGCCCTTCGACCCGGTCTTCTATGCCATTCCCGCCTTCATCGCGCTGATCTTCGGCGAGTTGTTGTGGTCGCGCTATCGTGGGGACCGGCAGGCCTATGAATGGCGCGACACCGGCACGTCGCTCGCCATCGGGCTGGGCAGCACGGTCGCCGGGGCGCTCACCGGCGGCCTGACCATAGCCATGCTGGTGTGGGTGCACGACGTCTCGCCGCTCTCCATCGGCTGGGTCTGGTGGGCCTGGCCGCTGTGCTTCGTGCTCGACGATTTCGCTTATTACTGGCAGCACCGTTTTGGCCACCGCGTGCGCTGGTTCTGGGCGAGCCACGTGAACCACCATTCGAGCCAGCACTACAATCTCTCCACCGCCTTGCGGCAGACCTGGACCGGCTTCATCGCGCTGACCTTCCTGTTCCGCCTGCCGCTGGCCGGGCTGGGGTTCGAGCCGGGGATGATCCTGGTCTGCGCGGGCTTCAACCTGATCTACCAGTTCTGGATCCACACCGAGGCGGTAAACCGCATGCCGCGCTGGTTCGAGGCGGTGATGAACACACCCTCACACCACCGCGTGCACCATGCCGTGAACCCGCGCTATCTCGACCGCAACTATGCTGGCGTCTTCATCATCTGGGACAGGATGTTCGGCACCTTCGTGCCGGAGGACGAGGAAGACCGTATCCGCTACGGCATCGTCAACCAGCTGGGCAGCTTCAACCTGCTCTATGCCGTGTTCCATGAATGGATCGGGATCGCCCGCGACGTCTGGCACGCGCCTTGGCGGCACAAGCTGGATTACCTGTGGCGAGAACCGGGCTGGACGCACGACGGCAGCCGGGAAACCTCCGACATGATCCGCCAACGCTGGTCTGAAAGCGGTCAGGCAGACCGCTAG
- a CDS encoding TIGR01244 family sulfur transferase gives MSKFRKLSTQVAASPQITAEDVATAAREGFSMIINNRPDGEEDGQPSSTEIGAAAQAHGLAYRYIPVTSSGMTPERIAETVAALEEAGGRTLAYCRSGTRSTFLWALAEASRGASPQELIEAADAAGYNISMIAGVLTDLSNKARQ, from the coding sequence ATGAGCAAGTTCCGCAAATTGTCGACCCAGGTGGCGGCCAGCCCGCAGATCACTGCCGAAGACGTGGCGACTGCGGCGCGCGAAGGCTTCTCGATGATCATCAACAACCGGCCTGATGGCGAGGAAGACGGCCAGCCAAGCAGCACCGAGATCGGCGCTGCCGCACAGGCGCACGGGCTTGCCTATCGCTACATCCCTGTGACCAGCAGCGGGATGACCCCGGAGCGGATCGCCGAGACAGTTGCCGCGCTGGAAGAGGCTGGCGGGCGTACGCTCGCCTATTGCCGCAGCGGTACGCGGTCGACCTTCCTCTGGGCGCTGGCAGAGGCCAGCCGCGGGGCATCGCCACAGGAACTGATCGAGGCTGCGGATGCGGCCGGCTACAACATCAGCATGATCGCCGGCGTGCTGACGGACCTCTCGAACAAGGCCCGGCAATAG
- a CDS encoding cold-shock protein yields MGYDRGRRGRGRDKRENIGEEGFDPFMDGPPPMESGGGWRDSNNDRFGGGGGGGGRFNDDRGGGRFNDDRGGGFGGGNRGGGFGGGGRGGPRGGGGGGGGMPAQVVGTGQGKVKFFNAQKGFGFIQRDEGGEDVFVHISQVERAGLEGLAEGQELQFNLVDRGGKISAADLQVVGDVIAVQSRAPQRELTGEKAVGTVKFFNTMKGFGFITRDDGKEDAFVHISAVERSGLPGIAEGDRFEFDLEVDRRGKYSAVNLVPVQG; encoded by the coding sequence ATGGGTTATGATCGAGGACGTCGCGGTCGGGGGCGCGACAAGCGTGAAAATATCGGTGAAGAGGGTTTCGATCCGTTCATGGATGGACCCCCGCCCATGGAGAGCGGCGGCGGCTGGCGCGACAGCAATAACGATCGCTTCGGCGGCGGTGGCGGCGGTGGCGGTCGCTTCAACGATGATCGCGGCGGTGGCCGTTTCAACGATGACCGTGGTGGCGGTTTCGGCGGCGGCAATCGCGGCGGTGGTTTCGGCGGCGGTGGCCGCGGTGGACCGCGCGGCGGCGGTGGTGGTGGTGGCGGCATGCCCGCCCAAGTCGTCGGCACCGGCCAAGGCAAGGTAAAATTCTTCAACGCCCAGAAGGGTTTCGGCTTCATCCAGCGCGATGAAGGCGGCGAAGACGTGTTCGTCCACATCAGCCAGGTCGAACGTGCCGGGCTGGAAGGCCTCGCCGAAGGTCAGGAACTGCAGTTCAACCTGGTCGACCGTGGCGGCAAGATTTCCGCTGCCGACCTGCAGGTTGTCGGCGATGTGATCGCCGTGCAGTCGCGTGCCCCGCAGCGTGAGCTGACCGGCGAAAAGGCCGTGGGCACAGTCAAGTTCTTCAACACGATGAAGGGCTTCGGCTTCATCACCCGCGACGATGGCAAGGAAGATGCCTTCGTTCACATCAGCGCTGTCGAGCGTTCGGGCCTCCCCGGCATTGCCGAGGGCGACCGCTTCGAATTCGACCTCGAGGTAGACCGACGAGGCAAGTACTCGGCTGTCAACCTGGTGCCGGTGCAGGGCTAA
- a CDS encoding aspartate aminotransferase family protein encodes MSITPLMPVYPRCDVRPVEGDHCHLIDEDGTRYLDFASGIAVNLLGHSHEGLIGAIQKQAAKLMHVSNLYGSPQGEELAQKLVDKTFADTVFFTNSGAEAVECAIKTVRAYHQHVGNDDKYEIITFKNAFHGRTMATISASNQEKMHKGFYPMLPGFKYVEFDDLEGAKAAIGPNTAGFLVEPVQGEGGIRPASQEFMQGLRKLADEHDLLLALDEVQCGVARTGTLYAYEQYGIVPDVVATAKGIGGGFPMGACLATEKAARGMTFGTHGSTYGGNPLAMAAGMAVMDAVANDEFLASVREKGERLRSRLEQFIGNYPELFESVRGMGLMLGIKMKVEPRPFMVHLRDNHQLLTVAAGDSTLRLLPPLVIEDAEIDEFFEKLSAGAASFQPPAS; translated from the coding sequence ATGTCGATCACTCCGCTGATGCCCGTCTACCCGCGGTGCGATGTGCGGCCCGTCGAGGGCGACCATTGCCACCTGATCGACGAGGACGGCACGCGCTATCTCGACTTCGCTTCCGGCATCGCGGTCAACCTGCTCGGCCACTCGCACGAAGGTCTGATCGGCGCGATTCAGAAGCAGGCCGCGAAGCTGATGCATGTCTCCAACCTCTACGGCAGTCCGCAGGGCGAGGAACTGGCGCAGAAGCTGGTCGACAAGACCTTCGCCGACACCGTGTTCTTTACCAATTCGGGGGCCGAGGCGGTGGAATGCGCGATCAAGACCGTGCGCGCCTATCACCAGCATGTCGGCAACGACGACAAGTACGAAATCATCACCTTCAAGAACGCCTTCCATGGCCGGACGATGGCGACGATTAGCGCCTCCAACCAGGAAAAGATGCACAAGGGGTTCTACCCCATGCTGCCGGGCTTCAAGTATGTCGAATTCGACGACCTTGAAGGTGCCAAGGCGGCCATCGGCCCCAACACGGCCGGCTTCCTGGTCGAGCCGGTGCAGGGCGAAGGCGGCATCCGCCCCGCTTCGCAGGAGTTCATGCAGGGCCTGCGCAAACTGGCCGACGAGCACGACCTGTTGCTGGCGCTGGACGAAGTGCAGTGCGGCGTTGCCCGCACCGGCACGCTCTATGCCTACGAACAGTACGGCATCGTTCCGGATGTCGTGGCAACCGCCAAGGGCATCGGCGGCGGCTTCCCGATGGGCGCCTGTCTCGCCACCGAAAAGGCCGCGCGCGGCATGACCTTCGGCACCCATGGCTCCACCTACGGCGGCAACCCGCTCGCCATGGCGGCGGGCATGGCGGTGATGGATGCCGTCGCCAACGACGAATTCCTCGCCAGCGTGCGCGAGAAGGGCGAGCGCCTGCGTTCGCGGCTGGAGCAGTTCATCGGCAACTATCCCGAACTGTTCGAAAGCGTGCGCGGCATGGGCCTGATGCTCGGCATCAAGATGAAGGTCGAGCCGAGACCCTTCATGGTGCACCTGCGCGACAATCACCAGTTGCTGACGGTGGCGGCGGGTGATTCGACGCTGCGCCTGCTGCCGCCGCTGGTGATCGAGGATGCGGAGATCGACGAGTTCTTCGAGAAGCTCTCGGCCGGCGCAGCCTCCTTCCAGCCCCCGGCTAGCTGA
- the argF gene encoding ornithine carbamoyltransferase — MSKDTPLDVAPAVRSFLDLSDAGGDAIAAMINDAQDRKRARQGWPKGKPDADAPLAGHVLAMVFEKSSTRTRVSFDIAMRQLGGSALILDSGASQLGRGESIADTARVLSRMADAIMVRTDDHSKIEEMAHYAHVPVINGLTDRSHPCQIVADLLTMIEHRKALPGLEVAWFGDGNNVLHSILEAAALMKFNVRVATPAGFEPDAEFVDMAREAGCTITLTQDAAAAASGADVVVTDTWISMGQAHADEKLRAMEPYRVDAALMARAKPDAIFLHCLPAHVGDEVTSEVFEGPQSVVFDEAENRIHAQKSILLWCFGRLG; from the coding sequence ATGAGCAAGGATACTCCTCTCGACGTCGCGCCGGCGGTGCGCAGCTTCCTCGACCTGTCGGATGCCGGCGGGGATGCCATCGCGGCGATGATCAACGACGCGCAGGACCGCAAGCGGGCGCGGCAGGGCTGGCCCAAGGGCAAGCCCGATGCCGACGCCCCGCTGGCGGGGCACGTGTTGGCGATGGTGTTCGAGAAGAGTTCGACGCGTACGCGCGTCAGCTTCGACATTGCGATGCGACAGCTGGGTGGCAGCGCGCTGATCCTCGATTCGGGGGCCTCGCAGCTGGGACGCGGAGAATCGATTGCCGATACGGCGCGCGTGCTCAGCCGCATGGCCGATGCGATCATGGTCCGTACCGACGATCATTCGAAGATCGAGGAAATGGCCCATTATGCGCACGTGCCGGTCATCAATGGCCTGACCGACCGCTCCCACCCCTGCCAGATCGTCGCCGACCTGCTGACGATGATCGAGCACCGCAAGGCACTGCCCGGCCTGGAGGTTGCGTGGTTCGGGGACGGCAACAACGTGCTGCACTCCATCCTCGAAGCAGCCGCCTTGATGAAGTTCAACGTGCGCGTGGCGACTCCCGCCGGGTTCGAACCGGATGCGGAATTCGTCGACATGGCGCGTGAGGCGGGGTGCACGATCACCCTGACCCAGGATGCCGCTGCGGCCGCATCCGGCGCGGACGTGGTCGTTACCGACACGTGGATTTCGATGGGGCAGGCGCATGCAGATGAGAAGCTGCGGGCGATGGAGCCTTACCGGGTCGATGCGGCGCTGATGGCTAGGGCCAAGCCCGACGCGATCTTCCTGCACTGCTTGCCGGCCCACGTCGGGGACGAGGTGACCTCGGAGGTCTTCGAAGGCCCGCAGTCGGTCGTCTTCGATGAGGCGGAAAACCGCATCCACGCCCAGAAGTCGATCCTGTTATGGTGTTTCGGTCGCCTCGGCTGA
- the hslO gene encoding Hsp33 family molecular chaperone HslO has product MTTDKQSATFSDELLGFAIPTRNSRGRAVRLGPVLEDILSAHDYPQALKHVLAEALVLTTLMGGLLKGDGDQLTMQAQGEGGVISLLVCDYRDGEIRGYVQQAQPEDPAVAANPSLETLFGKAHLAITFDIAKTGKRYQGIVPLEGQSLSGAVEVYFARSEQVPTLIRSAIRSGKQGTVAAGFLVQHLPDGEEGRERLHVRMDHPEWEHVSIMAESLRHEELVEESLSLEEIVWRLYHEEQRVLISPGARLSKGCRCTEAHFEEVLARFPKEDRREMANDEGIILVDCAFCSKVFPIQD; this is encoded by the coding sequence ATGACGACTGACAAGCAATCCGCGACCTTTTCCGACGAGCTGCTGGGCTTTGCCATTCCCACGCGCAATTCGCGCGGGCGTGCCGTGCGGCTCGGTCCGGTGCTGGAGGATATCCTCAGCGCGCATGACTATCCGCAGGCGCTGAAGCACGTGCTGGCGGAAGCGCTGGTACTGACCACGCTGATGGGCGGCCTGTTGAAGGGTGACGGCGACCAGCTGACGATGCAGGCGCAAGGCGAAGGCGGGGTCATCAGCCTGCTCGTCTGCGACTATCGCGACGGCGAAATCCGCGGCTATGTGCAGCAGGCTCAGCCGGAAGACCCGGCAGTCGCGGCGAATCCCTCGCTCGAAACGCTGTTCGGCAAGGCGCATCTCGCCATCACCTTCGACATCGCCAAGACCGGCAAGCGCTACCAGGGCATCGTGCCGCTGGAGGGCCAGTCGCTCAGCGGTGCGGTGGAAGTCTATTTCGCGCGAAGCGAGCAGGTGCCGACCCTCATTCGCAGCGCCATTCGTTCGGGCAAGCAGGGCACGGTAGCGGCCGGCTTTCTGGTGCAGCACCTGCCGGACGGGGAAGAAGGGCGCGAGCGCCTGCACGTGCGCATGGACCATCCGGAGTGGGAGCACGTCTCGATCATGGCCGAGAGCCTTCGCCACGAGGAACTGGTGGAGGAGAGTCTGTCGTTGGAAGAGATCGTCTGGCGCCTCTATCACGAAGAGCAGAGGGTGCTTATCTCGCCGGGAGCCCGGCTTTCGAAGGGATGCCGGTGTACCGAAGCGCATTTCGAGGAGGTGCTGGCCCGCTTCCCCAAGGAAGACCGCCGCGAAATGGCGAATGACGAAGGGATTATCCTGGTCGACTGTGCCTTCTGCTCGAAGGTCTTCCCGATCCAGGATTAA
- a CDS encoding DUF3617 domain-containing protein: protein MLDTLERGSWELRLRPEGTTRRICVRTGREFIQIRHRQPGCDRYVVQDEANEVTVQYTCRGDGYGRTTIRREDRELVQIRSQGIQGGTPFSLEGEARRVGSC from the coding sequence ATGCTCGACACGCTCGAGCGCGGTAGCTGGGAACTCCGGCTGCGTCCGGAAGGAACCACTCGGCGCATTTGCGTGCGCACGGGACGTGAATTCATCCAGATCCGCCATCGCCAGCCCGGCTGCGATCGCTACGTGGTGCAGGATGAGGCCAACGAGGTAACCGTCCAGTACACCTGCCGCGGCGATGGCTATGGCCGCACCACCATCCGTCGCGAAGACCGCGAACTGGTGCAGATCCGTAGCCAGGGCATTCAGGGCGGTACGCCCTTTTCGCTCGAAGGCGAAGCGCGGCGGGTCGGCAGCTGCTAG